A DNA window from Enterobacter asburiae contains the following coding sequences:
- the mdtI gene encoding multidrug/spermidine efflux SMR transporter subunit MdtI, whose amino-acid sequence MQQFEWVHAAWLGLAIVLEILANVLLKFSDGFRRKLYGLMSIAAVLGAFSALSQAVKGIDLSVAYALWGGFGIAATLAAGWVLFGQRLNNKGWMGLILLLAGMIMIKLA is encoded by the coding sequence ATGCAACAGTTTGAGTGGGTTCATGCGGCCTGGCTGGGGCTCGCCATCGTGCTGGAAATCCTGGCGAACGTTCTGCTGAAATTCTCGGATGGTTTTCGCCGTAAACTCTACGGCCTGATGTCGATTGCCGCGGTTCTGGGGGCGTTCAGCGCGCTGTCTCAGGCGGTAAAAGGGATCGATCTTTCGGTGGCCTATGCGCTGTGGGGCGGTTTTGGTATCGCCGCTACCCTGGCCGCTGGCTGGGTACTCTTCGGCCAGCGCTTAAACAACAAGGGCTGGATGGGGCTCATCTTGCTGCTTGCCGGCATGATCATGATAAAACTCGCCTGA
- the mdtJ gene encoding multidrug/spermidine efflux SMR transporter subunit MdtJ: MFYWILLALAIIAEITGTLSMKWASVSDGNTGFILMLVMISLSYIFLSFAVKKIALGVAYALWEGIGILLITLFSVLIFDETLTTMKVAGLTTLVAGIVLIKSGTRKPGKQQKEQNHATV, encoded by the coding sequence ATGTTTTACTGGATCCTATTAGCGCTGGCTATCATCGCTGAAATTACCGGCACGCTGTCTATGAAATGGGCAAGCGTCAGCGATGGCAACACCGGTTTTATTTTGATGCTGGTGATGATTTCGCTTTCTTATATTTTCCTCTCGTTTGCGGTGAAAAAAATTGCGCTGGGCGTCGCGTATGCACTGTGGGAAGGGATCGGTATTTTGTTGATTACGCTGTTCAGCGTGCTGATATTTGACGAAACATTAACAACAATGAAGGTCGCCGGATTAACGACGCTGGTCGCGGGTATTGTGCTGATTAAATCGGGTACCCGTAAACCTGGCAAACAGCAGAAGGAGCAGAACCATGCAACAGTTTGA